The proteins below are encoded in one region of Winogradskyella helgolandensis:
- the fahA gene encoding fumarylacetoacetase, with protein sequence MPLSANNPDRTSWLHVGKNSDFPIQNIPFGVFLTRDDIITIGTRIGDTAIDLGALHQLGYFEGIPLTDDIFLQDTLNDFIADGRKTWRLVRNRIAQIFDAENEALKNNNPHKETILFRLDEIEMQLPIQVGDYTDFYASKEHATNVGTMFRDPDNALMPNWVHMPVGYHGRSSSIIPSGIPIHRPQGQTLPEGANQPVFGPSKLVDFELEMAFITTDANDLGEPIPIEETEEYIFGLVLFNDWSARDIQKWEYVPLGPFLGKSFASSMSPWIVTLDALEPFRTESPKQDPKPLEYLQTKGKKSFDINLEAAIQPKGSKETTVSKSNFKYMYWNMAQQLAHHTVNGCPINSGDMMGSGTISGPTPDSYGSMLELSWKGTKPLKMKDGTERKFINDYDTVIMRGYCQNDDIRIGFGQVKTQLLPVFNPKKKK encoded by the coding sequence ATGCCATTATCCGCTAACAATCCAGATCGTACCTCATGGTTACATGTCGGTAAAAATTCAGATTTCCCAATTCAGAACATTCCTTTTGGTGTTTTTTTAACAAGAGACGACATTATAACCATTGGAACACGAATTGGAGATACTGCAATTGATCTTGGTGCATTACATCAATTAGGCTATTTTGAAGGGATTCCGTTAACAGACGATATATTTCTTCAAGATACATTGAATGATTTTATTGCTGACGGCAGAAAAACTTGGCGTTTGGTTAGAAACCGAATCGCTCAGATATTTGATGCCGAGAATGAAGCCTTAAAAAATAACAATCCACATAAAGAAACCATTTTATTTCGTTTAGATGAAATTGAAATGCAACTACCAATTCAAGTTGGTGATTATACAGATTTCTACGCAAGTAAAGAACATGCTACTAATGTTGGTACTATGTTTAGAGATCCGGATAACGCATTAATGCCAAATTGGGTCCATATGCCAGTTGGTTATCATGGACGTAGCTCGTCTATTATTCCTTCAGGAATTCCGATTCATCGTCCGCAAGGCCAAACATTACCAGAAGGAGCTAATCAGCCGGTTTTTGGACCGTCTAAATTAGTAGATTTTGAATTAGAAATGGCTTTTATTACGACAGATGCTAACGACTTAGGTGAGCCTATTCCTATTGAAGAGACAGAGGAATACATCTTCGGGCTTGTATTATTTAATGATTGGTCTGCACGCGATATTCAGAAATGGGAATATGTCCCATTAGGACCATTCTTAGGAAAAAGCTTTGCATCTTCAATGTCTCCATGGATTGTGACTTTAGATGCATTAGAACCGTTTAGAACTGAAAGCCCAAAACAAGACCCTAAACCGTTAGAGTATCTTCAAACTAAAGGAAAAAAGAGTTTTGATATTAATTTGGAAGCTGCAATTCAACCAAAAGGCTCAAAAGAAACTACAGTTAGTAAATCGAATTTTAAATACATGTATTGGAACATGGCACAACAATTAGCACATCATACGGTTAATGGTTGTCCTATAAATTCTGGGGATATGATGGGCAGTGGAACCATTTCTGGCCCAACACCAGATTCTTACGGTTCTATGTTAGAACTAAGTTGGAAAGGAACAAAACCTTTAAAAATGAAAGATGGTACTGAACGTAAATTTATCAACGATTACGATACGGTTATTATGAGAGGTTACTGCCAAAATGATGATATAAGAATTGGTTTTGGACAGGTTAAAACACAGTTATTACCAGTATTTAACCCTAAGAAAAAGAAGTAA
- a CDS encoding serine hydroxymethyltransferase — protein sequence MQRDEQIFELIKAEKERQIDGIELIASENFVSDQVMEAAGSVLTNKYAEGYPGKRYYGGCEVVDEVEQIAIDRAKTLFGAAYVNVQPHSGSQANTAAYHACLNPGDTILGFDLSHGGHLTHGSPVNFSGKLYRPTFYGVKKDTGYIDYDMLADQAQKEKPKMIIAGASAYSRDMDFAKFREVADSVGAVLLADISHPAGLIAKGILSDPMPHCHIVTTTTHKTLRGPRGGMIMMGENIENPFGITLKNGKLRKMSGLLDSAVFPGNQGGPLEHIIAAKAIAFGEALTDDFMHYMLQVKHNAAAMAKAFVAKDYNLISGGTDNHMMLIDLRNKNITGKDAENALVKADITVNKNMVPFDTESPFVTSGIRIGTAAVTTRGLKESDMPYIVDLVDEALTNHENETVLAGVAEKVNALMGGRALFNA from the coding sequence ATGCAACGCGACGAACAAATATTTGAATTAATTAAAGCCGAAAAAGAACGCCAAATTGATGGCATAGAATTAATAGCATCAGAAAATTTTGTGAGCGACCAGGTGATGGAAGCTGCAGGTTCTGTACTAACTAATAAATATGCTGAAGGGTATCCTGGCAAACGCTATTATGGTGGTTGTGAGGTTGTTGATGAAGTTGAGCAAATTGCTATTGATCGTGCTAAAACCTTATTTGGTGCTGCATATGTAAATGTACAACCGCACTCCGGAAGTCAGGCAAACACAGCTGCATACCACGCATGTTTAAATCCTGGTGATACTATTTTAGGTTTCGATTTGTCTCATGGTGGACACTTAACGCATGGTTCTCCTGTGAATTTTTCGGGTAAATTATACCGTCCTACTTTTTATGGAGTAAAGAAAGATACAGGTTATATTGATTACGATATGTTAGCAGACCAAGCGCAAAAGGAAAAGCCAAAAATGATTATTGCTGGTGCTTCCGCATATTCACGTGATATGGATTTTGCGAAGTTTAGAGAAGTCGCTGATAGTGTTGGTGCTGTTTTATTAGCCGATATTTCACATCCTGCAGGATTAATTGCTAAAGGTATTTTAAGTGATCCAATGCCACATTGCCATATTGTTACAACGACGACTCATAAAACGTTAAGAGGTCCAAGAGGAGGAATGATTATGATGGGTGAAAATATTGAAAACCCATTCGGAATTACATTAAAGAACGGTAAGCTTCGTAAAATGTCTGGTTTATTGGATTCTGCTGTATTCCCAGGAAATCAAGGTGGACCATTAGAGCACATTATTGCTGCGAAGGCTATTGCTTTTGGTGAAGCCTTAACGGATGACTTTATGCATTATATGTTACAAGTAAAACATAATGCAGCTGCTATGGCAAAAGCTTTTGTTGCTAAAGATTATAACTTAATTTCAGGTGGAACTGATAACCATATGATGTTGATTGATCTTAGAAATAAAAATATTACAGGAAAAGATGCTGAAAACGCTTTAGTAAAAGCAGATATTACAGTAAACAAAAATATGGTGCCATTTGATACAGAATCACCTTTTGTAACATCTGGAATTAGAATAGGAACTGCAGCAGTGACTACAAGAGGTTTAAAAGAAAGCGATATGCCATATATCGTAGATTTAGTAGATGAAGCACTTACCAATCATGAAAACGAAACAGTTTTAGCAGGTGTTGCTGAAAAAGTAAATGCGTTGATGGGTGGACGTGCATTGTTTAATGCATAG
- the glgP gene encoding alpha-glucan family phosphorylase has product MENKYNTWYHPYKPATKYKKKVAYFSMEFGIDQSFNIYSGGLGFLAGSHMRSGFELKQNMIGIGMLWKYGYYDQARNDDQTLRTEFNEKHFDFLEDTGIEVEVKLHDNPYVKVRAYVLKPEVFGTVPMYFLSTDVEGNDHLSRTITNHLYDNNPVTRISQSIILGIGGAKVVEALGGADTYHLNEGHALPAFYYLRDKGVKKDQMVFTTHTPEKAGNEEREARHLNRCGFFGRTLSEEELQQETVNGGMINYTIAALRMAKKANGVSKLHAKVANDMWKDYDGVSEIIPITNAQNQKFWQDASIKKAWTNKKAKAYKTRKTILKKELFDEVYKQTGKTFDPKVLTFVWARRFAGYKRADLLLHDMERFKRLISNEKYPVQIIWAGKPYPFDYQAIDVFNYLVNQSKGENNLAVLIGYEIDLSKKLKCGSDIWLNTPRITREASGTSGMTAAMNGSVNVSTNDGWIPEFEKDGENCFVLPELDYRLPVWDQDKIDADNLYDILENKVISTYYDEPKKWQDIVFSAMDGVIPEFTSRRMADDYYQKLF; this is encoded by the coding sequence ATGGAAAACAAATATAATACATGGTATCACCCTTATAAACCAGCAACAAAGTACAAGAAGAAAGTTGCTTACTTCAGTATGGAATTTGGGATTGATCAATCTTTTAATATTTACTCAGGAGGACTCGGTTTCTTAGCAGGTTCGCACATGCGATCTGGTTTTGAATTAAAGCAAAACATGATTGGTATTGGTATGCTTTGGAAATACGGCTACTACGATCAAGCTAGAAATGACGACCAAACTTTAAGAACAGAATTTAACGAAAAGCATTTTGATTTTCTTGAAGATACAGGAATAGAAGTAGAGGTGAAGCTACACGATAACCCATATGTAAAAGTGAGAGCTTATGTTTTAAAACCTGAAGTTTTTGGAACCGTACCCATGTACTTTTTAAGCACAGATGTTGAAGGCAATGATCATTTATCTCGTACGATAACGAATCATTTATATGATAACAATCCTGTGACACGAATTTCGCAAAGTATCATTTTGGGCATTGGTGGTGCTAAAGTTGTGGAGGCTTTAGGAGGTGCAGATACTTATCATCTTAATGAAGGACATGCCTTGCCTGCCTTTTATTATTTAAGAGATAAAGGGGTGAAGAAAGATCAGATGGTCTTTACAACACATACACCAGAAAAAGCAGGAAATGAAGAGCGCGAAGCGAGACATTTAAACCGATGCGGCTTTTTTGGACGAACACTCTCTGAAGAAGAATTGCAACAAGAAACCGTGAATGGTGGCATGATTAATTATACGATTGCTGCACTGCGAATGGCGAAAAAAGCCAATGGTGTTTCAAAATTGCATGCTAAAGTGGCTAATGATATGTGGAAGGATTATGATGGCGTAAGTGAAATTATTCCAATTACTAACGCACAAAATCAGAAGTTTTGGCAAGATGCTAGTATTAAAAAAGCATGGACAAATAAAAAAGCCAAAGCTTATAAGACTAGAAAAACCATTCTAAAAAAGGAATTGTTTGATGAAGTCTACAAACAAACAGGTAAAACGTTTGATCCTAAAGTGTTGACTTTTGTTTGGGCAAGACGATTTGCTGGTTATAAAAGAGCCGATTTATTATTGCATGATATGGAACGCTTTAAAAGATTAATTTCTAACGAAAAGTATCCGGTTCAAATTATTTGGGCAGGTAAACCGTATCCTTTCGACTATCAAGCCATCGATGTTTTTAATTATTTAGTAAATCAATCTAAAGGTGAAAACAATTTAGCGGTACTCATCGGTTATGAAATTGATTTATCTAAAAAATTGAAATGTGGATCCGATATTTGGTTAAATACGCCACGCATTACAAGAGAAGCCTCTGGAACAAGTGGTATGACAGCTGCTATGAATGGTTCTGTAAATGTATCGACTAATGATGGTTGGATTCCTGAGTTTGAAAAAGACGGAGAGAATTGTTTTGTTTTACCAGAATTAGATTATCGTTTACCAGTTTGGGATCAAGATAAAATTGATGCTGATAATTTATATGATATTTTAGAAAACAAAGTAATCTCAACGTATTACGATGAACCTAAGAAATGGCAGGATATTGTTTTTAGTGCTATGGATGGTGTGATACCAGAGTTTACAAGTCGAAGAATGGCCGATGATTATTATCAGAAGTTATTTTAA